Genomic DNA from Hordeum vulgare subsp. vulgare chromosome 2H, MorexV3_pseudomolecules_assembly, whole genome shotgun sequence:
tccggaaacgaagattgatatataggaagttggtatttggattccggaagaatttcgggcattgccggtagtgtatcgggagtgacgaatgggtaccgggggcccaccaggtgggcccaacactccccaagagggccacgtggacttgatggtggcgcaatatcTCTTAGTGGGCTGACTATTCAAcaaaagaaagcccatgaggtaaaagtggaaaaaaaacaaaagaggtggacaacttggggaggagtcctactccaagttgtccacctctttccactagagcttcgtgatgaactataacatatcaaggatacatatgatgatccttgagctattcgcaatgtttgacactgcaaaagtagaaatcaagtaggagcatcaattgtttatggttagtaaaatcactagtttcaagagagggcaagggtaagaagggatactttatgaaacggcaaaacagttgctgctctagtgaagaaacccagggttgaacccaaacccgagactaagtgcttctgttatgagggaaacggtcactgaggcggaactaccctagatacatggtagatgagaaggctggcaaagtcgacaaaagtatattggatatacctgatattgatgtgtaccttactagtattcctagtagcaccagggtattagataccggttcagttgctaagtgttagtaactcaaagttatagctacggattaaaatgatactagcaagggtgaggtgacgatgtgtgctgtaagtaattctaaggttgatgtgatcaaacatcgcacgctccctctaccatcgggattgttgttacaccaaaataattgttatttggtgtttgcgttgagcatgaacatgattggatcgtgtttattgcaatacgattattcatttaaagagaataatggttattctatttgcttgaataaataccttcaatggtttattgaatctcgatcgtagtgctacacatgttcataatattgatgccaaaagatacaaagtagtaatgatagtaccacttacttgtggcactgccacttgagtcatgctggtataaaattcatgaagaagctccatgctgatggatctttgtactcactcatttttgaaacatttgagacatgcaaaccatacctattggtataaacgcatgaagaaactccatgcagatggatcgtttggactcacttgattttgaatcacttaagacaagcaaatcataccacatgggcaagatgaccgaaggcctcgttttcgagtgagatggaacaagaaagtaacttgttggaagtaatacatttttcatgtgtgcagtccaatgagtgatgaggcacgcagtggatattgttatgttcttacttcactgacaatttgagtagatacaggagtatttacttgatgaatcacaggtttgaaatattgaaaagttcaaagctatttcagagtgaagatcgtcgtgacaagaggataaactgtctacgatatgatcatagagatgaatatctgagttgtgagttttggtacacagttaagacaatgtggaaattgcttcacaattcatgccacctagaacaccatattgtgatggtgtgtccgaacggcatacttgtgccctattggatatagcgcatactatgatgtctcttatcgaaataccactaccgttttgggttaggcattagagacaactgcattcactttaaatagggcaccacatatttccgttgagatgaaaccatatgaactatggtttggagaaacctaagctgtcgtttcttaaaagtttggggctgcgatgcttatgtggaaaagtttcagcatgataagctcgaacccaaagcggataaatgcatcttcataggatacccaaaacagttgggtatacctcctatctcagatccggaagcaaagtgtttgtttttagaaacgagtcctttctcgaggaaaagtttctctcaaaagaattgaatgggagggtggtggaacttgatgaggttattgaaccgtcacttcaaccagtgtgtagcagggcacaggaagttgtttctgtggcgcctacgccaattgaagtggaaactgatggtaGTGataattaagcttcggatcaagctactacaaacctcgtaggtcgacaaggtcgtgtactgctatagagtggtatggtaaccctatcttggaggtcatgttgttgaacaagaatgaacctacgagctatggacaagcgatggtgggcccggattccagcaaatggctggaggccatgaaatccgagagaggatctgtGTAtaaaaccaaagtgtagactttgaaaaaactacttgatggtcgtaagactattaagtacagatggatctttaaaaggaagacaaacgatgatggtgaaaagtcaccattaagaaaagctcgacttgttgcaaagatgtgtccgacaagttcaaagagttgactatgatgtgactttctcactcgtagcgatgctaaaagtctgttggaattatgttagcagttgtggcattatttatgaaatattgcacataggatgtcaaaacgttgtttcctcgacggtttccttgaggaaaggttgtatgtgatacaaccacaaggttttgtcgatcctaaggatgctaacaagtatgcaagctccagctatccttctatggactggtgcaagcatctcagagttggaatatacgttttgatgagatgatcaaagcttttgggtttatacaaggtttatgagacacttgtatttccaaagaagtgagtgggagcactataaaatttctgataagtatatgtggttgacatattgttgatcggaagtaatgtagaatttctggaaagcataaagggttgtttgaaaggagtttttcaaaggaaaacctggatagagctacttggacattgagcatcaagatctatagagctagatcaaaacgctaaatagaactttcaatgaaatgcataccttgacaagttttttaaggagttcaaaatagatcagcaaagaaggagttcttggctgtgttgtaaggtgtgaatttgagtaagactcaaagcccgaccacgacaaaagaaagagaaaggacgaaggtcgtcccctatgccttagccgtaggctctaaagtatgtcatcctgtgtaccgcacctgatgtgtgccttgccataagtccgtcaaggggtacaaagagtgatccaggattgaatcactgaacaacggtcaaatttatccttagtaactaatggactaaggaatttttcttgattatggaggtgattaaagagttcgtcgtaaagggttacgtcgatgcaagctttgacactaatccgaataactctaaggagtaaagcggattcgtatagtggagcagtcatttggaatagttccaaatggcacgtagtagcagcatctacaggataacatagagatttgtaaatcacacacatatctgaaaggttcatactcgttgactaaaacctctctcacaagcaagacgtgatcaaaccccagaactgtatgggtgttggattcgttaaaatcacatagtgatgtgaactagattattgactctagtgcaagtgggagactgttggaaatatgccctagaggcaataataaattagttattattatatttatttgttcatgataatcgcttattatccatgctataattgtattggttggaaacacaaatacatgtgtgggtacatagacaaaacactatccctagtaagcctctagttgactagctcgttgatcaaagatggttaaggtttcctaaccatagacaagtgttgtcacttgacaacgggatcacatcattaggagaattatgtgatggacaagacccaaactataaacgtagcgtctgatcgtgtcagtttattgctactgttttctgcatgtcaatgtatgtgttcctatgaccatgagatcatgcaactcccagacaccggaggaataccttgtggttatcaaacatcgcaacgtaactgggtgactataaaggtgctctacaggtatctccaaaggtgtctgttgggttggcatggataaagactgggatttgtcactccatgtaacggagaggtatctcggggcccactcggtaatacaacatcacaacaagccttgcaagcaatgtgactaaggagttagttatgggatcttgtattacggaacgagtaaagagacttgccggtaacgagattgaactaggtatggagataccgacgatcgaatctcgggcaagtaacatatcgaaggacaaagggaacaacatacgggattaactgaatccttgacatagaggttcaactgatagagatcttcgtagaatatgtgggagccaatatggacatccagatcccgctattggttattgaccagagagtgtctcaggtcatgtctgcatagttctcgaacccgcagggtctgcacacttaaggttcactgacgtttcggtatagttgagttatatgtgttggtgaccaaagttttattcagagtcccggatgagatcccggacgtcacgaggagttctgaaatggtccagaaacgaagattgacatataggaagttggcatttggattccgaaaggttttcgggcattgccggcactgtaccaggagtgacaaatgggttccgatggcccactgggtgggcccaccacgccccaaggggtccacgtgggtttattggatgcgcaataaggcataatgggctgacaaagtcatccaaggaaagcccatgaggaaaaggtggaaaatccaaaagaggtgggaaattaaggaaggagtcctaatccaagtgggattggaggaggactcctccctcctccacttcagccgacccaagggctcctcccttgtCCCTTGTGGTGCAAGGcttgccccctccctcctcctatatatactagaggtttaaggttgtttgagacacaactttgccatgtgcaaccctaaacctctacttcgtagttcttcctctagatcggttttctgcggagctcgggcggagccctgcagggatagatcaccaccaccaccggagcgtcgtcgcgctgccggggaactcatctacatccccctctctcttgctggatcaagaaggcggagatcgtcatcgagctgtacgtgtgcggaacgcggaggtgccgttcgttcggcacttgatcgtgacggatcacgagacggtttgtggaacggatcgtgagacggttcgtgggatggatcgtgaagacgtatcaCCACATCAaacacgtttattaacgcttccgcttagcgatctacaagggtatgtggatccgatctccctctcgtagatgatcatcaccatgataggtcttctgtgcgtaggaattttttgtttcccatgctacgttccccaacagatcgtAGGAtggtttttttgttttctactaCGTTTACCAACAACAACCTTGTTTGTTCCATCGtggcttacatccacgaaggactagcctcgctCGGGATAGTTCTTCATGAAGTAtgtgatcttcttgcccttacaaactacttggttcaactccacaagatttgaaggctcccaagtgacacctaaccaatctaggagacaccactttcCAAAAGGCAATAGATCTTATTGTTgataatgaactccttgctcttgtgcttcaaaagacagTCTCCTCAATACTCAATCGTATGATATCTAGTCTCTCATAGATTTTGCATGGTGGTAGGAGAAGGATTtgagtggaaagcaacttggggaggctagaaatcaaggattGTATGGTTGGAGTGCAATCCCTTGATCTCAACACAAGTGTGGATGGTTCtttctcagaaaatggatatgggaagtggtggcttcatTCTGGTTGCTCTCTTGGACTGGGGGAAACCACTCAGTGAGACGGATTAATGTAAAAGGTTTGAAATTTACGCTTTTCGGTGAGACCGGATGAAAATCTTGGAGGGACCGATGGTAATGACCTAAGCACTTTTCACGCTTCGGTGTGACCGATCAATCTCACTCAAAAGTTCAGAAATGAATTGATAAGAAATAGAAGGTTGGCAAGTGCACTTCGATGGCACCGATCGACTAACTCGGAATTTCTGAAACGAAGTAGGTGGCTAACAGAATGTTGTCACGGTCACTTCAGTGTACCGAAGGGTCATCTCGGTGAGTCCGATTTGTTAGGGTTTAAGCATCGGCTCTGCCAAGCGTATCTCGGTGGTTCCATGTTTGACTGTTTCAGTGGGACCGAGATGGGCTTTAGGGTTTTGGACATGTAGGATTCTAAGGGTGTGGTTGAGGGTTTTGTAACAATATCTTCAGTCACACACACTCTTTTCAGTCTATAATCACCACTCTTTAGTCTTTTTGTCAGTCTTTCCTTGGTAAGTCTGTTGTTGTCTTTGTATTTATTTGGCTATGTGTCTTTTTCAGTCGTCTTATTTTGGCCGCACATGTTTGATGATGGACATCGACATAGGATGCTAGAGGCCTAGGCTTTGTGGTTTAGTGTTCAATTCTACATGGAAAAGGAAGCTACACACCCTGTTTTGGGCATGTCTTTAAAAAAACCAGCTTAGTTAGCACAACTTGTTCTGTGTGCAACTTGGTGTGTGAGTTATTTATTGTATATTTCATTTTCATGATTAAGTCGTCATTTCCTTAGGTCTTATTTTGAGATAGGTTGGACGTGCTTATTAGATTTCATTTGTATGGTCAGAGGAGTCGTGTTACATGAGTGTTTGATACTCCACATACTATGCGTGGGAGGCGGCTTCAAAGTTTATATCTTTTTAGGCAAGACAATGTGTGGTTCATGTTTTGCGAGAATATTTTTTGAGAAATGCTACGCAAGAAATGCTATGTGTGTTGTTTTTTCTCACCTAGGGGGTGAATAACATTATAAATGGCTATGTATTATATgtaagctactccctccgttcctaaatatttgtttttttatagctttcactacggactacatacagatgtatatagacataatttaaagtgtaagttcactcattttgctttgtacgTAATCCATAGTTGAATCttcaaaaagacaaatatttagaaacggaaAGAGTAATAGCGATGTGTCTCGTTCACTCATTTTTCATGTGTAAGCTAATAACGATGTGTCACGCCTTTGCTTGTAATTTTCTGGTGTATTATGTGACTATTGTCTACCTTGAGTGTTTATAGAGCACACATTGAATGTGTTAGAACAGGGAAATTTTTTGAACTatgctttgttttagttttgattATCTTAGCTACTTAATCCTGAACGAACATCCCCGAAAGTttaaaataaatacaaaaataaCAGAGCATCGATGTTAAATTAGGACTTAAATCCTCATGGATTAAAGATACTAGCCTCCTCCTACCTATCCAATTATAAGGTTGGTTCGTTTTAGTTTGATTATCTTATCTGCTTTTTTACcccgcaaaataaaaataaaaatcttagCCGCTCTTTTTTTCCAGCATGAATCAAGTTCCTTAGGCGGCCCGTTCCTGAACCTGGTCCGTGCACGCCAAGTCGCCAATCAAGGCCCACGTGACCGTGTCCCAGGATAAACCCTAGCCCCCTACACCCGCAgccctcctcctccgtcgccgtcgccgtcgctttTCTGCTGGCTCCCGGTTTGCTCCCCGCCCTGAGGCTGCTGCGGCTCCCTGCCTCGCGCGCCGTCGTCAGGTACTCATCCTATCGCGTCTACCGTCCACCCGCGCGATTGATTGGTACGACAGTAGAACGGCGCCGCCGCGGCTACAGATTCGTAGCTTTGGGGCAGGCAGATCGACGCTGATTCTTATGTTTTGTAATCTGGCggctttcttctagtttgtgggtTCGGAGTTGCCCAAGCGATGCGTAGCTTCTGTTCCCGGGTCTGCAACTCCTGCAAACCAGCTTCATAATCCGCCCTGCAAAATTTTCACAGACATAAGGGCATGAATGCTAGCATCTTTATAGTCCTACAGGGCAAATTTTGAGGGACTTTCAGTTTCTAACTGGGCGGCACAGTCAGGACTTTGCTGATTTTTTAGGCTTACATTCCTTTCGATTATGTTTTGATCTTTACATAACGTCTCCAGAAATGTCATCGGCAGAAAGTCAATTCAGTTAGCAAGCATTGTCCAAGATGACAAAGAACTGTACCAAATGCACAAAAGCAAATTATTTAAACTAACCCACAAACTGCCAGTACCGTGACGGTCTTATATGTTTACTTTCATCCACGCTGAATCAGTTTCAGCTCAAGATACTTAATAGGAAAGGTCGAAGAACCAAGTCCACTGGGAATCCAAATGTTAATTGCCTTGCAGTTCCGTCCAGGCCTCTCCATTAGCATATATCTTCTTTTTCTTGTGCTGTTTGTTGCATCAAACATGCCAACCTACACACAACATCAGTGTCAGAAGAAACATTACATTGTTAGACAACTGTGCAACATAACACCAGCTTACTACCTCCATAATTAGCTTGTTAGAAGGCTAATTTGGTTTGATGTCTTGATGATGTATGCTTATGGTTTATTATGATTCTGTTACGTAATTAGCTTCCTCATATGGCTTTCATATCCATTAGTTTGTGAGGAATGTTTGAAACGAGATATTCAAGGAGATTGCACTACTACAATTCGTTCAAAAAAATGTTTCATCGATGTATCTAAGATATATGCATATATTCCTGAATTGAGTTAGTTTAAATCCAGATGCCTGCCCTTTTGACACCTTTTTTTTGTTGATCGCAGGAAAATGTCATCAAGTACTGATGGAGCCAAGAGTCATGCACGTAGAGACCTTTTGCTCAAGATCCAATCAGAAGCTCAAACATGTTGGGAGGAGAGCAAGGTTTTTGAGGCTGAACCTGGCAATGGACTTCCTGGCCCTGGTGAAAAATTCTTTGGCAATTTTCCGTACCCTTACATGAATGGACTTCTACATTTGGGGCATGCCTTCTCATTGTCCAAGCTTGAATTTGGTGCTGCATACCACAGACTCCGTGGCTCAAATGTCCTTTTGCCGTTTGGTTTTCATTGTACTGGGATGCCCATCAAGGCCTCAGCTGATAAGCTTGCTAGGGAGATTCAACAGTATGGAAATCCTCCAGTGTTTCCTGCTGCAGATGATGATTCAAGTGCTGAAATGGCAGATGATAGCCAGGCTGACCAGGCTGCTGTTCTTGCCCCAGATAAATTTAAGAGTAAGAAATCCAAGGCTGCTGCAAAGACTGGCATGCAGAAGTTCCAGTGGGAGATCATGAGGGGCTTTGGTCTGTCGAATGAAGAAATTGCCAAATTTCAGGATCCGTCCCACTGGTTAACCTACTTCCCTCCGCTCGCAAAGGAAGATCTTAAGGCTTTTGGCCTGGGTTGTGATTGGAGGCGCTCATTCATAACCACTGATATGAATCCTTTCTATGATGCTTTTGTTCGCTGGCAGATGAGAAAACTGAAGAAAATGGGCAAAGTTGTTAAAGATATGAGGTACACGATCTACTCTCCATTGGATGGTCAACCTTGTGCTGATCATGATAGGGCATCAGGTGAAGGTGTGCAGCCACAAGAATATGTGTTGATCAAAATGATGGTGATCCCACCTTTTCCTCCCAAGTTGAAGGCCTTGGAAGGAAAGAATGTTTATCTGGCAGCTGCTACATTAAGACCTGAGACAATGTATGGGCAAACAAACTGTTGGGTATTGCCTGATGGGCATTATGGGGCTTTTGAGATCAATGAAACTGATGTCTTCATTGTGACAGCACGGTCAGCGCTTAACCTTGCGTATCAGCATCTATCCAGGGTCCCAGAAAAGCCTACCTGCTTAGCTGAGCTTACTGGCAATGATTTGATTGGGTTGCCATTGAAGTCTCCTCTTTCATTCAATGATATCATATATGCACTTCCCATGCTCACTATCTTGACAGATAAAGGTACTGGCATTGTGACTAGTGTGCCAAGTGATTCGCCAGATGATTACATGGCACTGCAAGATTTAATCACAAAGCCCGCTTTGAGACAGAAGTATGGAGTCCAAGATGAATGGGTTCTTCCATTTAATATCATACCGATAATCAACATACCTGAGTTTGGGGACAAGGCAGCTGAGAAGGTGTGCCTTGATCTTAAGATTAAGAGCCAGAATGACAAGGAGAAGCTTGCTGAAGCAAAAAGGATGACATACCTTAAAGGATTTACAGATGGAGTGATGATTGCAGGGGAGTTTGATGGTAGAAAGGTTCAAGAAGCGAAGCCACTGATAAAGAACAAGCTTCTTGGAGAAGGCTCTGCTGTGTTGTATAGTGAGCCTGAGAAGAAAGTAATGTCAAGATCCGGCGATGAATGCGTGGTTGCTCTTACAGATCAGTGGTACATAACTTATGGAGAAACTGAATGGAAACAGAAGGCAGTCAAATGTTTGGGAAATATGAATACATTCTCAGCTGAAACCCGTAACGGATTCGAAC
This window encodes:
- the LOC123425095 gene encoding leucine--tRNA ligase, cytoplasmic-like, which translates into the protein MSSSTDGAKSHARRDLLLKIQSEAQTCWEESKVFEAEPGNGLPGPGEKFFGNFPYPYMNGLLHLGHAFSLSKLEFGAAYHRLRGSNVLLPFGFHCTGMPIKASADKLAREIQQYGNPPVFPAADDDSSAEMADDSQADQAAVLAPDKFKSKKSKAAAKTGMQKFQWEIMRGFGLSNEEIAKFQDPSHWLTYFPPLAKEDLKAFGLGCDWRRSFITTDMNPFYDAFVRWQMRKLKKMGKVVKDMRYTIYSPLDGQPCADHDRASGEGVQPQEYVLIKMMVIPPFPPKLKALEGKNVYLAAATLRPETMYGQTNCWVLPDGHYGAFEINETDVFIVTARSALNLAYQHLSRVPEKPTCLAELTGNDLIGLPLKSPLSFNDIIYALPMLTILTDKGTGIVTSVPSDSPDDYMALQDLITKPALRQKYGVQDEWVLPFNIIPIINIPEFGDKAAEKVCLDLKIKSQNDKEKLAEAKRMTYLKGFTDGVMIAGEFDGRKVQEAKPLIKNKLLGEGSAVLYSEPEKKVMSRSGDECVVALTDQWYITYGETEWKQKAVKCLGNMNTFSAETRNGFEHTLGWLNQWACSRSFGLGTRIPWDEQFLVESLSDSTLYMAYYTIAHHLQNGNMYGQEISSIKPEEMTDEVWEYVFCDGPAPSSNISPALLSKMKQEFKYWYPFDIRVSGKDLIQNHLTFSIYNHTALLPEHHWPRGFRCNGHLMLNSEKMSKSTGNFRTLREAIEDFSSDATRFALADAGDGMDDANFVFETANAAILRLTKEIAWMEEVIAAESSLRGGPPSTYADHVFANEINIAVKETEKSYNAFMFRDALKSGFYDLQLARDEYRLSCGAVGMNRELLERFMEVQTRLITPICPHYAEHVWQKMLKKEGFAIKAGWPVAGTPDPTLRSANIYLQDSIVLMRKLLQKQESGSKKPKKGAAPPPSAENKLTVGLIYVNEHYDGWKEQCLRVLQSNFDSQARSFAPDEEINEALRNCFIDRETNFKQVQKLCMPFIRFKKDEARNVGPQALNLKLPFGEINVLEENLELIRRQLGLEHVEVLPVFDEAARAKAGKHASVLDKNPPSPGEPVAIFMSKQEFEAQN